From the genome of Gopherus evgoodei ecotype Sinaloan lineage chromosome 5, rGopEvg1_v1.p, whole genome shotgun sequence, one region includes:
- the LEPROTL1 gene encoding leptin receptor overlapping transcript-like 1, producing MAGIKALISLSFGGAIGLMFLMLGCALPQYNSQYWPLFVLFFYILSPIPYCIARRLVDETDATSNACKELAIFLTTGIVVSAFGLPIVFARAQLILWGACALVLTGNTVIFATILGFFLVFGSNDDFSWQQW from the exons CTTTGATTAGTCTGTCCTTTGGGGGAGCAATTGGACTAATGTTCCTAATGCTTGGGTGTGCTCTTCCACAGTACAATAG ccAATACTGGCCactgtttgttctgtttttttacatCCTTTCTCCTATTCCATACTGCATAGCAAGAAGATTAGTAGATGAAACAGATGCTACAAGTAATGCTTGCAAGGAACTAGCAATATTTCTTACAACAGGCATTGTTGTCTCAGCATTTGGACTACCTATCGTATTTGCCAGAGCACAACTG ATTTTGTGGGGAGCATGTGCACTTGTCCTCACAGGGAATACTGTCATCTTTGCTACTATCCTAGGATTTTTcttggtctttggcagcaatgaCGACTTCAGCTGGCAGCAGTGGTGA